In Gordonia phthalatica, one genomic interval encodes:
- a CDS encoding LysR family transcriptional regulator — protein sequence MELRHLRYYVAVAEECHFGRAAQRLHIAQPPLSQQIKQLEEDLGVTLLNRSTRKVELTAAGQRYLERAREILASVDAAGDEANRIAVGEIGRVSIGFTGSATYHLLPAIARRLRAELPDIDLDLHGEMLTPQQAEALHSGVIDLGFLRPPVHDRQLRYEVVGTEAMIAVVPHTHPLAARASVEVADLAGEQFVSYSGFNRSVVFQVVIDACQRAGFTPSIRHEVGETSTLVSFVAAGLGVALVPQSVQQLQIAGAVYVPLAGDAPTVELAMAMRDEPPSPHLERVLACLYTALPEIDLTSLR from the coding sequence TTGGAACTTCGACATCTCCGCTACTACGTCGCAGTCGCGGAGGAATGCCACTTCGGGCGTGCGGCACAGCGACTGCACATCGCGCAGCCGCCGCTCTCGCAGCAGATCAAACAGCTCGAGGAGGACCTCGGCGTCACCCTGCTGAACCGGTCCACCCGCAAGGTGGAGCTCACCGCTGCCGGTCAGCGCTACCTGGAGCGCGCCCGGGAGATCCTCGCGTCGGTCGACGCCGCCGGCGACGAGGCGAACCGCATCGCGGTCGGCGAGATCGGCCGCGTCTCCATCGGTTTCACCGGCTCGGCGACTTACCACCTGCTGCCCGCCATCGCCCGACGACTGCGCGCCGAACTGCCCGACATCGACCTCGACCTGCACGGCGAGATGCTGACGCCGCAGCAGGCCGAGGCGTTGCACAGCGGCGTCATAGACCTCGGCTTCCTGCGACCGCCCGTGCACGACCGCCAGCTGCGCTACGAGGTGGTCGGCACCGAGGCGATGATCGCAGTCGTGCCGCACACCCATCCGCTCGCGGCGCGGGCGTCCGTCGAGGTGGCCGATCTGGCCGGCGAGCAGTTCGTCTCCTACTCGGGCTTCAATCGATCGGTGGTCTTCCAGGTGGTGATCGACGCCTGCCAGCGGGCGGGCTTCACGCCGTCGATCCGTCACGAGGTCGGTGAGACCTCCACCCTCGTCTCCTTCGTTGCGGCCGGCCTCGGCGTCGCGCTGGTGCCGCAGTCGGTGCAGCAGCTGCAGATCGCGGGTGCGGTGTATGTGCCGCTCGCCGGAGATGCGCCGACCGTCGAACTGGCCATGGCGATGCGCGACGAGCCCCCGTCTCCGCACCTGGAACGTGTCCTGGCCTGCCTGTATACGGCCCTGCCGGAGATCGATCTCACCAGCCTCAGATAA
- a CDS encoding MmoB/DmpM family protein, with product MTRATRPVGIDMQESDENRAIIAAIRGDNPDMEVRRLPGLVKLSAPGQIVINRESVEAHLGREWETGEFQLAIVTYTGNFAEWDDDQIVVAWEH from the coding sequence ATGACGCGCGCGACCCGCCCCGTGGGCATCGACATGCAGGAGTCCGACGAGAACCGCGCCATCATCGCGGCCATCCGCGGCGACAACCCCGACATGGAGGTCCGCCGCCTGCCCGGCCTCGTGAAACTGTCGGCCCCCGGCCAGATCGTCATCAACCGCGAATCCGTGGAGGCCCACTTGGGCCGCGAATGGGAGACGGGCGAGTTCCAGCTCGCGATCGTCACCTACACCGGCAACTTCGCCGAATGGGACGACGACCAGATCGTCGTCGCCTGGGAACACTGA
- a CDS encoding type IV toxin-antitoxin system AbiEi family antitoxin, producing MDAHGIIWRKDALDSGVSDVQIAKALKDKHIEVVARGAYSPTFDLPTDPGDAFRERYRRRSLAAAVGLARAKEEVRAVSHQSAAALLDLGLLMPSRKAVHITTGRNSGGNIFPSKIIHASRLDDADVIDLDGLRVTSPARTAVDMALHETDFAKILAVLDSALRMGVPREELEQRLSVPRRGAARARHALQFADGLSDNPGESWGRAQMIEAHVQIPLLQSEYHIENGHLAICDYDWEGRAVGEFDGYGKYLREELRPGETVAEVVIREKERENQLRDLDLGVVRWGWERLRNRTLIPYLSKRLPIFGVTLLSA from the coding sequence ATGGACGCACACGGCATCATCTGGCGCAAAGACGCCCTGGACTCCGGGGTCTCCGACGTGCAGATCGCGAAAGCACTCAAAGACAAGCACATCGAGGTGGTGGCCAGAGGCGCATACTCGCCGACCTTCGACCTCCCGACCGACCCCGGCGACGCCTTCCGCGAACGCTACCGGCGGCGGTCACTCGCCGCGGCCGTCGGACTCGCGCGAGCCAAGGAGGAGGTGCGAGCCGTCAGCCACCAGTCCGCGGCCGCGCTCCTCGACTTGGGTTTGCTGATGCCGAGTCGGAAGGCCGTCCACATCACCACCGGCCGCAACAGCGGCGGCAACATCTTTCCGTCCAAGATCATCCACGCCAGCAGGCTCGACGACGCCGACGTCATCGACCTCGACGGACTCCGCGTCACGAGTCCCGCACGCACCGCCGTCGACATGGCTCTGCACGAAACCGACTTCGCGAAGATTCTCGCTGTCCTCGACAGCGCTCTCCGAATGGGAGTCCCTCGCGAAGAGCTGGAACAACGACTCAGCGTCCCTCGACGCGGTGCGGCGAGAGCCCGTCACGCCCTGCAGTTCGCCGACGGTCTGTCCGACAATCCCGGAGAGTCGTGGGGTCGAGCCCAGATGATCGAGGCCCACGTCCAGATCCCGCTCCTCCAGTCGGAATACCACATCGAGAACGGGCATCTCGCGATCTGCGACTACGACTGGGAGGGCCGCGCCGTCGGCGAGTTCGACGGCTACGGCAAGTACCTCCGAGAGGAGTTGCGACCCGGTGAGACCGTCGCCGAGGTGGTCATCCGAGAGAAGGAACGCGAGAATCAGCTCCGCGACCTGGACCTCGGCGTCGTTCGGTGGGGCTGGGAACGGCTGCGCAACCGAACGCTGATCCCCTATCTGAGCAAACGCCTTCCGATCTTCGGCGTCACTCTCCTATCCGCGTAG
- a CDS encoding phenol 2-monooxygenase, protein MQFELRYQTIEPKRQTYQNIIKRFGDEPATRYQEATLDIEPRENFHYRPTWTPDHELYDANYSALKLTDPYVFADPRQYYYTPYVTNRAALHDEFGKTLSYLENRELLAKMPEAWTRVVADVIVPLRHYEAGAQLVSVAGSRFAYGTSLSQCASFAAFDRIGNAQMLSRIGIAAGVGTVDVLKGAKEQWMTGEHLQPLRRLVEEIMVVDDWAEGLLAIDAVDKVLYPALYSGLDDRALLGGAGAYSLVAQYLTTWFADQRKWLDALVKAWRADAEHGEANAATLDRIDVEWGARAAEAIGALTAVVDDAVGAEVSA, encoded by the coding sequence ATGCAATTCGAACTTCGCTACCAGACCATCGAACCGAAGCGACAGACCTACCAGAACATCATCAAGCGGTTCGGCGACGAGCCCGCCACCCGCTACCAGGAGGCCACCCTCGACATCGAGCCGCGGGAGAACTTCCACTACCGGCCCACCTGGACGCCCGACCACGAGCTGTACGACGCGAACTACAGCGCGCTCAAACTGACGGATCCGTACGTCTTCGCCGACCCGCGGCAGTACTACTACACGCCGTACGTCACCAACCGCGCCGCGTTGCACGACGAGTTCGGCAAGACCCTCTCGTACCTGGAGAACCGCGAACTCCTCGCCAAGATGCCCGAGGCCTGGACCCGCGTCGTGGCCGACGTCATCGTCCCGCTGCGCCACTACGAGGCGGGCGCCCAGCTGGTGAGCGTCGCCGGATCCCGATTCGCGTACGGCACGTCGCTGTCGCAGTGCGCCAGCTTCGCCGCGTTCGATCGCATCGGCAACGCGCAGATGCTGTCCCGCATCGGCATCGCCGCGGGTGTCGGCACCGTCGACGTCCTCAAGGGCGCCAAGGAGCAGTGGATGACCGGCGAGCACCTGCAGCCGCTGCGTCGCCTCGTCGAGGAGATCATGGTCGTGGACGACTGGGCCGAGGGCCTGCTCGCCATCGACGCCGTCGACAAGGTGCTGTACCCGGCCCTCTACAGCGGCCTCGACGACCGCGCGCTGCTCGGTGGTGCCGGCGCGTACAGCCTGGTTGCGCAGTACCTGACCACCTGGTTCGCCGACCAGCGCAAGTGGCTCGACGCCCTCGTCAAGGCCTGGCGCGCCGACGCCGAGCACGGCGAGGCCAACGCCGCGACCCTCGACCGCATCGACGTCGAATGGGGCGCCCGCGCCGCCGAAGCGATCGGAGCGCTGACCGCCGTCGTCGACGACGCCGTCGGAGCGGAGGTGTCGGCATGA
- a CDS encoding 2Fe-2S iron-sulfur cluster-binding protein, with product MTETHTITVEPLGTELQCREDQSILDACLRNGVWLPHACTHGTCGTCKAEVLEGAIDYGDASPYALLESERAEGAALMCVATPREDVVIEGDVEIEEGITMYPVRDFSGTVEVLDEIAPDVRRLIVKLDEPMDFNAGQYVQLNLPDGDNRPYSIASAPHERDRVELHIKRTENGVATAGWVFDGLAVGDAVTLSGPYGKFYFRPGREKPLLLLGSGTGLAPLVSILKTVMAIEDDEDGDGWEHEVVMYHGVALENGLYDRQWFQDIADERDWFTYRPAVSREECDGRQGRVPALLAEDFPRAGGNVAYICGNPAMVEDTMRALMKARLFPRDIYREDFFDAADRANGAHVVRSPLIKR from the coding sequence ATGACCGAAACCCACACCATCACCGTCGAGCCGCTCGGCACGGAACTGCAGTGCCGGGAGGACCAGTCGATTCTGGACGCCTGCCTGCGCAACGGCGTCTGGCTCCCGCACGCCTGCACGCACGGGACCTGCGGGACCTGCAAGGCGGAGGTGCTCGAGGGCGCCATCGACTACGGCGACGCGTCGCCCTACGCACTCCTGGAGAGCGAACGCGCGGAGGGCGCCGCGCTGATGTGCGTGGCCACGCCGCGCGAGGACGTGGTCATCGAGGGCGACGTGGAGATCGAGGAGGGGATCACGATGTATCCCGTCCGCGACTTCAGCGGGACTGTCGAAGTGCTCGACGAGATCGCGCCCGACGTCCGGCGGTTGATCGTGAAGCTCGACGAGCCGATGGACTTCAACGCCGGCCAGTACGTGCAGCTCAACCTGCCCGACGGCGACAATCGGCCGTACTCGATCGCGAGTGCGCCGCACGAGCGCGACCGGGTGGAACTGCACATCAAGCGGACCGAGAACGGTGTCGCGACCGCGGGCTGGGTGTTCGACGGGCTGGCTGTCGGAGACGCGGTGACGCTGTCGGGTCCGTACGGGAAGTTCTACTTCCGGCCCGGGCGTGAGAAGCCGCTGCTGCTCCTCGGCAGCGGCACCGGCCTCGCCCCGCTGGTGTCGATCCTCAAGACCGTCATGGCGATCGAGGACGACGAGGACGGCGACGGCTGGGAGCACGAGGTGGTGATGTACCACGGCGTCGCCCTGGAGAACGGACTCTACGACCGCCAGTGGTTCCAGGACATCGCCGACGAGCGCGATTGGTTCACCTACCGCCCCGCCGTCTCCCGTGAGGAGTGCGACGGCAGGCAGGGCCGCGTCCCCGCGCTGCTGGCCGAGGACTTCCCCCGCGCCGGCGGCAACGTCGCCTACATCTGCGGCAACCCCGCCATGGTCGAGGACACCATGCGTGCCCTCATGAAGGCCCGCCTCTTCCCCCGCGACATCTACCGCGAGGACTTCTTCGACGCCGCCGACCGCGCCAACGGCGCCCACGTCGTCCGCAGCCCGCTGATCAAGCGGTAG
- a CDS encoding phenol hydroxylase subunit P4, which produces MAVKALYDYKYPAADRAEIFGEDQLLYVHWLGNPLFCSAACFRAPQAMSFSDFVAEIVNPWAASDPDFDPSSITGWQLFDDAFDPGDGSSSLKDLGVGHKALLKFTTA; this is translated from the coding sequence ATGGCTGTCAAAGCGCTCTACGACTACAAGTACCCCGCGGCCGACCGCGCCGAGATCTTCGGCGAGGACCAGCTGCTGTACGTCCACTGGCTCGGCAACCCGCTGTTCTGTTCGGCGGCGTGCTTCCGTGCCCCGCAGGCGATGAGCTTCAGCGACTTCGTCGCCGAGATCGTGAACCCGTGGGCGGCGTCGGACCCGGACTTCGACCCGTCGTCGATCACCGGCTGGCAGCTCTTCGATGACGCGTTCGATCCGGGCGACGGATCGTCGTCGCTCAAGGATCTCGGCGTCGGGCACAAGGCGCTGCTGAAGTTCACGACGGCCTGA
- a CDS encoding 3-oxoacid CoA-transferase subunit B: protein MNTQITLAADAVRGGDQPLTMDQLAARIAADIPVGSYVNLGIGRPTQISDHLSPDSAITLHTENGMLGMGPQAQGDEVDLDLTNAGKVPVTELPGAAYFHHADSFAMMRGGHLDVCVMGAFQVSYDGDLANWSTGAPDAIPAVGGAMDLAIGAKQVFVMMTLFARNGDAKLVPSCHYPLTGVSCVDRVYTPEAIIAVGADGAQILETFGEEPAELLARMV from the coding sequence ATGAACACTCAGATCACCCTCGCCGCCGATGCTGTCCGCGGCGGCGACCAGCCGCTCACCATGGACCAGCTGGCCGCCCGCATCGCCGCCGACATCCCCGTGGGTTCCTATGTGAACCTCGGCATCGGCCGTCCGACCCAGATCTCCGACCACCTCTCGCCCGACAGCGCCATTACCCTGCACACCGAGAACGGCATGCTCGGCATGGGGCCGCAGGCCCAGGGCGACGAGGTGGACCTCGACCTCACCAACGCGGGCAAGGTGCCGGTCACCGAGCTTCCGGGCGCGGCCTACTTCCATCACGCCGACTCCTTCGCGATGATGCGCGGCGGACACCTCGACGTCTGCGTCATGGGTGCCTTCCAGGTGTCCTACGACGGCGATCTCGCCAACTGGAGCACCGGTGCGCCCGACGCGATCCCGGCGGTCGGCGGCGCGATGGACCTGGCGATCGGCGCCAAACAGGTCTTCGTGATGATGACGCTGTTCGCCCGCAACGGCGACGCCAAGCTGGTGCCGTCGTGCCACTACCCGCTGACCGGCGTCTCCTGCGTCGACCGCGTCTACACCCCGGAGGCGATCATCGCCGTCGGCGCCGACGGAGCGCAGATCCTCGAGACCTTCGGCGAGGAGCCCGCGGAGTTGCTCGCTCGAATGGTCTGA
- a CDS encoding FABP family protein, whose protein sequence is MTRSGNEAISDAELRSQETAGKNLAAVGDLPVPPDTANLREGADLHSGLLALLPLVGVWEGQGEGHDPLTGTDYQFGQQIIVSHDGGNYLVWQSRSWVLDEQGEFVRPDLRESGFWRISEDDTIELMLTHAEGSIELYYGRPLNQTSWNLTTDVTIRTETGAHTGGAKRLYGLVPDGDLAYVEERVDAEGELTPRLSAKLRRVIG, encoded by the coding sequence ATGACCCGCTCCGGAAACGAAGCGATCTCCGACGCTGAGCTCCGCTCTCAGGAGACTGCGGGCAAGAACCTCGCAGCCGTCGGCGACCTCCCCGTTCCTCCGGATACGGCCAACCTTCGCGAGGGCGCGGATCTTCACTCCGGCCTGCTCGCACTCCTGCCGTTGGTCGGCGTCTGGGAGGGCCAGGGCGAAGGGCACGACCCGCTGACCGGCACCGACTATCAGTTCGGTCAGCAGATCATCGTCTCGCACGACGGTGGCAACTACCTCGTCTGGCAGTCCCGTTCGTGGGTGCTCGACGAGCAGGGCGAGTTCGTGCGCCCCGACCTCCGCGAATCCGGTTTCTGGCGGATCAGCGAGGACGACACCATCGAGCTCATGCTCACGCACGCCGAAGGCTCCATCGAGCTGTACTACGGGCGTCCTCTCAACCAGACGTCGTGGAATCTGACCACCGACGTCACCATCCGCACCGAGACCGGCGCCCACACCGGCGGCGCCAAGCGCCTCTACGGTCTGGTCCCCGACGGCGACCTCGCCTACGTGGAAGAGCGCGTCGACGCCGAGGGCGAACTGACGCCGCGGCTGTCCGCGAAACTCCGTCGCGTCATCGGCTGA
- the cydC gene encoding thiol reductant ABC exporter subunit CydC has translation MTRRDPVLAALAFTGLRWRGLVVPILLGVAGALSALGLAALSAWLITRAWQMPPVLYLSVAVTAVRALGISRGVFRYLERLATHDVALRAMADARTRVYRVLSQGSPGFTVGLRQSELMARTADDVDEIGNALVRGLIPMAVGAVTSVAAVLIMAMVSVPAAAVLAVALLVSGVLAPWLAARGSSRRVADAAQAREDVAEAASSLLWHGPELAVAGARERVLRAVSAADRRTERAEDAGMRWQAAAQAVTPIAMGVSVLAAAIIGVQLASGLSGSLMDVPTGDGITPMLLGVLLLLPLSSFETTAPLVEAGIAWESGRQAARRVMTLVDGARAGGGAGDDPVVETAPTRLTAVDLEWGWEHPLGEPLDLALDPGSRQVIVGPSGVGKSTLLMTIAGLLPPLTGDVTCDGADLRSSVCYFPDDAHVFSTTVRENLRVARGDVSDAEIGVALKQVGLGEWLDGLPGGLDEKLVGGSAALSGGQRRRLLLARALLHPAPVVLLDEPTEHLDAADAQRLMALICGDLFGDRTVVAVTHQDVSGVDVPVLRLG, from the coding sequence GTGACACGCAGAGATCCGGTCCTCGCCGCGTTGGCGTTCACCGGCCTGCGATGGCGCGGCCTCGTCGTGCCGATCCTGCTCGGCGTCGCGGGCGCACTGTCGGCGCTCGGTCTCGCCGCGCTGTCGGCGTGGTTGATCACCCGCGCCTGGCAGATGCCGCCGGTGCTCTACCTGTCGGTGGCGGTGACCGCAGTCCGGGCGCTCGGCATCTCGCGCGGTGTGTTCCGCTACCTGGAACGCCTCGCGACGCACGACGTCGCCCTTCGCGCGATGGCCGACGCCCGCACCCGCGTCTACCGCGTACTATCGCAGGGCTCTCCCGGCTTCACCGTGGGCCTGCGCCAGTCGGAGCTCATGGCCCGCACCGCCGATGACGTCGACGAGATCGGCAACGCCCTGGTCCGCGGACTGATTCCGATGGCGGTCGGTGCGGTCACCTCCGTCGCGGCGGTCCTCATCATGGCGATGGTATCGGTGCCTGCCGCCGCGGTCTTGGCGGTCGCGTTGCTGGTCAGCGGCGTCCTGGCGCCGTGGTTGGCGGCACGCGGATCGTCCCGCCGGGTGGCCGACGCCGCCCAGGCACGCGAGGACGTGGCCGAGGCCGCCTCGTCGCTGCTGTGGCACGGGCCGGAACTGGCGGTGGCCGGCGCCCGCGAGCGGGTGCTGCGCGCGGTGTCGGCGGCGGATCGTCGCACCGAGCGTGCCGAGGACGCGGGCATGCGGTGGCAGGCCGCCGCGCAGGCCGTGACCCCGATCGCGATGGGCGTCAGTGTCCTCGCCGCTGCGATCATCGGCGTGCAACTGGCGTCCGGACTGTCCGGCTCGCTGATGGACGTCCCCACCGGTGACGGCATCACGCCGATGCTGCTGGGTGTCCTCCTGCTGCTGCCGCTGTCGTCGTTCGAGACCACCGCGCCGCTCGTCGAAGCGGGCATCGCGTGGGAGAGCGGGCGGCAGGCAGCGCGTCGGGTGATGACCCTGGTCGACGGCGCCCGCGCGGGCGGCGGGGCCGGGGACGATCCGGTGGTCGAGACCGCGCCGACGCGCCTGACCGCGGTCGATCTCGAGTGGGGCTGGGAGCACCCGCTGGGCGAGCCGCTCGATCTGGCGCTGGACCCCGGCTCACGCCAGGTGATCGTCGGCCCCAGCGGCGTCGGGAAGTCGACGCTCCTGATGACGATCGCCGGCCTCCTGCCTCCCTTGACCGGTGACGTGACCTGCGACGGGGCCGACCTGCGATCGTCGGTCTGCTACTTCCCCGACGACGCGCACGTCTTCTCGACGACGGTTCGCGAAAACCTGCGCGTGGCGCGCGGCGACGTCTCCGACGCCGAGATCGGCGTCGCGCTGAAGCAGGTCGGACTGGGGGAGTGGCTCGACGGTCTGCCGGGCGGTCTCGACGAGAAACTGGTCGGCGGATCGGCCGCGCTGTCGGGCGGTCAGCGACGTCGCCTGCTGCTCGCGCGGGCGTTGCTGCACCCCGCCCCGGTGGTCCTGCTCGACGAGCCGACCGAACATCTCGACGCTGCCGACGCGCAGCGCTTGATGGCGCTGATCTGCGGAGACCTGTTCGGCGACCGTACCGTCGTCGCGGTGACGCATCAGGACGTGTCGGGCGTGGACGTGCCGGTGCTGCGGCTGGGGTGA
- a CDS encoding 3-oxoacid CoA-transferase subunit A, with the protein MSATVFCGDADEAVAGVSDGSTVLVGGFGLAGMPFDLIDALIRQGATDLTIVSNNAGNGDHGLAALLAAGRVRKILCSFPRQSDSWVFDGLYREGKIELEVVPQGNLAERMRAAGAGIGAFYSPTAVGTPLAEGKESRVIDGRTYLLEYPIKGDVALIGAHRADRAGNLVYRKTARNFGPVMAAAADTTVVQVEEVVDVGTLDPEAVVTPGIYVDRVIATPTRRFAVEGAR; encoded by the coding sequence GTGAGTGCCACTGTGTTCTGCGGCGACGCCGACGAGGCCGTCGCCGGGGTGTCCGACGGATCCACCGTGCTGGTCGGCGGGTTCGGCTTGGCCGGCATGCCCTTCGACCTGATCGACGCCCTCATCCGCCAGGGCGCCACGGATCTGACGATCGTCAGCAACAACGCGGGCAACGGCGATCACGGGCTGGCCGCGCTGCTGGCCGCCGGTCGCGTCCGCAAGATCCTGTGCTCCTTCCCCCGGCAGTCCGACTCGTGGGTCTTCGACGGTCTGTATCGGGAGGGGAAGATCGAGCTGGAGGTGGTTCCGCAGGGCAACCTCGCCGAGCGGATGCGTGCCGCAGGTGCAGGCATCGGCGCGTTCTACTCGCCGACCGCGGTCGGCACGCCGCTCGCTGAAGGCAAGGAGTCGCGCGTCATCGACGGCCGCACCTACCTGCTCGAATACCCGATCAAGGGCGACGTCGCGCTCATCGGAGCGCACCGCGCCGACCGTGCGGGCAACCTGGTCTACCGCAAGACCGCCCGCAACTTCGGACCCGTGATGGCTGCCGCCGCCGACACCACCGTCGTCCAGGTGGAGGAGGTGGTCGACGTCGGCACCCTGGATCCCGAAGCCGTCGTGACGCCCGGCATCTACGTCGACCGCGTCATCGCCACCCCGACCCGCCGATTCGCCGTGGAGGGCGCACGATGA
- a CDS encoding YHS domain-containing protein, which translates to MTTAQTPKSSAPKRAKKLPLKQRYSALTRDLDWEPSYVEHEKLYPYTRYEGIKIHDWDGWEDPFRLTVDAYYKYQAEKDKRLYAVLDGFAQSQGHLTVSDASYLNAIKLFIQGVTPLEYQAHRHFAYLARYLEGPAPRFAALCQSVDELRHCQTQVHTISNYNKYYSGFHSWSQMHDRVWYLSVPKSLFDDAMTAGPFEFLISISFSFEYLLTNLLFVPFMSGASFNGDMPTMSFGFSAQSDESRHMTLGLEAIKFLLEQDEDNVPIIQDWIDKWFWRAYRMSALVAGMMDYMLPKPVMSWKEAFELYFEEQMLGGLFPDLEFYGIRPPRHVEDAIAEKDKLSHEVYKILHNFSFAASFTTQVPTAEHTAWLSEQYGETFDKHYGPNWDKHRKIEAEGGRVFFQGLPQLCQVCQVPMAFTERDDPTKISFRHSEYEGETYHTCSDGCQWIFEREPEKYVQAWLPVHQIYQGNCGGPTVPEVLEWYGIQEGDNGEYKGSPDFVSWQEWHPDTKQTENQEA; encoded by the coding sequence ATGACCACCGCTCAGACCCCCAAGTCCTCGGCCCCCAAGCGCGCCAAGAAGCTGCCGCTCAAGCAGCGCTACTCGGCGCTGACCCGCGACCTCGACTGGGAGCCGTCGTACGTCGAGCATGAGAAGCTGTACCCGTACACCCGCTACGAGGGCATCAAGATCCACGACTGGGACGGTTGGGAGGATCCCTTCCGGTTGACCGTCGACGCGTATTACAAGTACCAGGCGGAGAAGGACAAGCGTCTGTACGCAGTCCTGGACGGCTTCGCTCAGAGCCAGGGGCACCTGACGGTGTCGGACGCGTCGTACCTGAACGCCATCAAGCTGTTCATCCAGGGCGTCACGCCGCTGGAGTACCAGGCGCACCGGCACTTCGCGTACCTCGCCCGCTACCTGGAGGGCCCGGCCCCGCGCTTCGCGGCCCTGTGCCAGAGCGTCGACGAGCTGCGGCACTGCCAGACGCAGGTCCACACCATCAGCAACTACAACAAGTACTACTCGGGCTTCCACTCGTGGTCGCAGATGCACGACCGCGTCTGGTACCTTTCGGTCCCGAAGTCGCTGTTCGACGACGCCATGACCGCCGGCCCGTTCGAGTTCCTGATCTCGATCTCCTTCAGCTTCGAGTACCTGCTGACCAACCTGCTGTTCGTGCCGTTCATGTCGGGTGCCAGCTTCAACGGCGACATGCCGACCATGAGCTTCGGGTTCTCCGCGCAGTCGGACGAGAGCCGCCACATGACGCTGGGCCTGGAGGCCATCAAGTTCCTGCTGGAGCAGGACGAGGACAACGTGCCGATCATCCAGGACTGGATCGACAAGTGGTTCTGGCGCGCGTACCGGATGTCGGCGCTGGTCGCCGGAATGATGGACTACATGCTCCCCAAGCCGGTGATGAGCTGGAAGGAGGCCTTCGAGCTGTACTTCGAGGAGCAGATGCTCGGCGGTCTGTTCCCGGACCTGGAGTTCTACGGCATCCGTCCGCCGCGCCACGTCGAGGACGCCATCGCGGAGAAGGACAAGCTCTCGCACGAGGTCTACAAGATCCTGCACAACTTCTCGTTCGCCGCGTCGTTCACCACGCAGGTCCCTACCGCGGAGCACACGGCGTGGCTGTCGGAGCAGTACGGCGAGACGTTCGACAAGCACTACGGCCCCAACTGGGACAAGCACCGGAAGATCGAGGCAGAGGGCGGTCGCGTCTTCTTCCAGGGGCTCCCGCAGCTGTGCCAGGTGTGTCAGGTGCCGATGGCGTTCACCGAGCGCGACGATCCGACGAAGATCTCGTTCCGGCACAGCGAGTACGAGGGCGAGACCTACCACACCTGCAGCGACGGCTGTCAGTGGATCTTTGAGCGCGAACCCGAGAAGTACGTCCAGGCGTGGCTGCCGGTGCACCAGATCTACCAGGGCAACTGCGGTGGGCCGACGGTCCCCGAGGTCCTCGAGTGGTACGGCATCCAGGAGGGCGACAACGGCGAGTACAAGGGGTCACCCGACTTCGTCTCCTGGCAGGAATGGCATCCCGACACCAAGCAGACCGAGAATCAGGAGGCGTGA
- a CDS encoding hemerythrin domain-containing protein: MSEQATLAEILTVEHRAIDEGIEKFVAASPAGSVQEWAAPLVGSMEALRRHIYLEEELVFPQLRNGPLMMPIMVMLNEHGQMWRQMAALDERLADADVDQEPKRGEAVAACQAMLELLADHNGKEEPIIYPHLDADMDDDSQAFLRDFLADGTTPDGWECERAVAA; encoded by the coding sequence ATGTCAGAACAAGCCACTCTCGCCGAGATCCTCACCGTCGAGCATCGTGCGATCGACGAGGGCATCGAGAAGTTCGTTGCCGCGTCGCCCGCCGGATCGGTTCAGGAGTGGGCCGCACCGCTGGTCGGGTCGATGGAGGCCCTTCGCCGCCACATCTATCTGGAGGAGGAGCTGGTGTTCCCGCAGCTCCGCAACGGCCCGCTGATGATGCCGATCATGGTGATGCTCAACGAGCACGGCCAGATGTGGCGCCAGATGGCCGCCCTCGACGAGCGCTTGGCAGACGCCGACGTCGACCAGGAGCCCAAGCGCGGCGAGGCCGTCGCCGCCTGCCAGGCGATGCTCGAACTCCTCGCCGACCACAACGGCAAGGAGGAGCCGATCATCTACCCGCACCTCGACGCCGACATGGACGACGACTCCCAAGCCTTCCTCCGAGACTTCCTCGCCGACGGCACGACGCCCGACGGCTGGGAGTGCGAACGCGCCGTCGCCGCCTGA